Proteins encoded together in one Caldilineales bacterium window:
- a CDS encoding MBL fold metallo-hydrolase, protein MNNEITITPVQVADLLAEGERMPVYVHVIDHPDARVLVDTGMTELHPAVADLDPRLSPLNKQDFDLAGIDLVVNTHLHFDHCGGNHLFAGKPIYVQRLELDDARSQDDYTIREWVGAPGVQYVAVDGEFELLPGLRLVPAPGHTRGSQMVIVETGGRPLVIGGDVAVWFGELDEPKTEGQLRVRSLDPELVWLTHEHEPWRPHREA, encoded by the coding sequence ATGAACAACGAAATCACCATCACGCCCGTCCAGGTTGCCGACCTGCTCGCCGAGGGCGAGCGGATGCCGGTCTATGTGCACGTCATCGACCATCCCGATGCGCGTGTGCTGGTCGACACCGGCATGACGGAGCTGCACCCGGCGGTGGCCGATCTTGATCCCCGCCTCAGTCCGCTGAACAAGCAGGACTTCGACCTCGCCGGCATTGACCTTGTCGTCAACACACACCTGCACTTCGACCACTGTGGTGGCAACCACCTCTTCGCCGGCAAGCCGATCTATGTCCAGCGTCTAGAGCTCGACGATGCGCGCAGCCAGGACGACTACACCATTCGCGAGTGGGTCGGTGCGCCCGGCGTGCAGTACGTGGCGGTCGACGGCGAGTTCGAACTGCTTCCCGGTCTGCGGCTCGTCCCGGCGCCGGGCCACACACGCGGGTCGCAGATGGTCATCGTCGAGACGGGCGGGCGTCCGCTCGTCATCGGCGGCGACGTGGCGGTTTGGTTCGGCGAGCTCGACGAGCCGAAAACCGAAGGCCAGCTGCGGGTGCGCTCACTCGACCCCGAGCTGGTCTGGCTCACGCACGAGCACGAGCCGTGGCGACCACATCGTGAGGCTTGA